Genomic DNA from Prunus persica cultivar Lovell chromosome G1, Prunus_persica_NCBIv2, whole genome shotgun sequence:
CCTCCGAAGCCGATTGGAATGCTATGAGATTGAGGTCACTGTTCagattcactctttttttttcttttttcttttttttttctttctataaaaaatttcaatttagggttaacttaattgagtttgAATTACATATGCGATTAAAGCACAATTTTTTTGTCATGAAATTTGCATAAAGTTGTTAACTTTGATTTGGGGTTTTGGTAGAACTGAAGTTGAGGTAGcaataattatatttgtatTATAATGAGTAGCGAATTGTATCGTTTGATGCCAAACATAAGCATAAGATGAGGTTGTTTAAGACTTGGGTCTGCCCATATTTAAAGTTTTCAGCTTTCTAAAAGAGCTCCATGGCTCTCCATGCTTCATCATAATTTACAGGGAGAAGGAATTGGCTGCCGTGAAGATCAATGCAGCTGATGTTGACATAATTGCAAATGAACTAGAGTTGGACAAGAAGGTTGCTGAGAGGACCTTGCGGGAGCACAAAGGTGATGCCGTTGCTGCCATTCGACACTTGCTTCACTAGAATAATGCCCTTGACAAAATGAAGATGACAAGAACTTGGGTTTCATCTTATTTTCATTGTTCAATGTTAAATCAGATGTTCACATTGTTGTATTGTGATTTGTGATGAGGATAAATTATTAAGAAACGTGCAGGTTTGTGAATGATACATGTTTGGCTTGGATTGACTCAGATTTGTTTCAGCGTTTAATGGTAGATTATACCAAATAGAAGTGGCCGTCCTAATTCCTAAGATAAGATTCCATGACAAGAAGAAAGTGTGTTCATTTTCCTTCCCGTCCATATTGTCTGTTACCAATGTGCGGTTGGCCTAACACCATCTTTAAAGATATTATTTGTCTCCCAAAACTTTTCTGATGCAGGTGGATAAGATATTATCAACTTATATGCATGTTGGGACAAATTAGGGAATTCCTGACGGCATGCGATGGCCGTCCAATCCAATGCTTTGGACCCAGATATTGGTAACAGAGACACATTGACAAAGTGAAGTGCCAGGTGCTTTTATAACAACCAGTGCATGTGATAAAATATCAGCAAAGCATAAGCACACAACGAGCACTTgaattttcaagctttataGCCGCAGAATTGCCTATGGGCAgggattcactattatatcaAATATAATggtctaaattataaaaatattctatatgaaatagactttagaaacacacttaAAGCttttttacaacataacaatgaggcttttaacttcttataaacaaaattactatcaattttttaaaataaaccaaactccaaaatctcataaaaaaattctaaaaaactCAATATGatattaaagtaatttaataatcaaaattaaattcaatagggtcaGCTGTTATTGtttgagtttatttataaaaattaaatgatgtagaatttatttatatcattAATattaagaatgggtatatgactaaatatctttAATAAAAACCCAGTAAATTGAAATGATAAAGCAAAGAGATTGGTAACTCTCTCTATTTACTCAAATGAATATAGATTCTGCCCCTTTgtacaacatttttttttcctgagtAATGGTGCTTGGAATTTTCCAATATAGAATCACAAAATGGGCGGCATGTGGCGCCCTGTTGCATGACACAGCGTACTTTGAAGCCCATAATTTTACTTTTGTAGGATGTCATGTCAGTGGAGTGAATAAACAACCATCAtcacacaaccaaaccaatcaCCATCTAAAATTAGGCAGCTCCCTCTCAGCTACTATCTATCTGACTTTCAACTTTGTGGTTCCAAATACCACTTGCCATTTGTGGCTATCTCTGGCGAATTACCATTTTTCCAGCAACAAGTGAAAAAGCATCTATCTGAGAGTGCCTTGCTTCTTCACCCAACAATGTGGTAGATGAAGAAACCCAATGCAATGCCGCACAAAGCTAAGCTACAATTCCTTTTGGGTGCTATCACCTGCGGCAGAACGTGCTGCTTGAAACTGAAGAGCATATTGTCTCTGCATGTCTCTAAGCTTTTCCAGCAGTTCTTGAAATGTTGGCCGAGAAGCTGCATCACTGGTTTTGAAgacaataaaatattcttaggATAATATGATCCTTATCCATATGCAAATAATATGAACATcatatataacatatatacaAGGTCCTACTTGCAGTTGGCTACAGTCCACAATATAGTGATGGTTAATGCAAAAGCCCTATTGACTAGGCTAATTCTGACTAGAAAGGTAAGTTGGTAAAACAAGTGCAGCAAATGATATGAAGATATGCTTCTAGCAGcatgtcaaacaaagaaagtGAGGGTCATGTACTTCGCAAATGTCACACGGACTATTTTGTAAGCACACTGACCAACTACTGAGATGATAAACACGTGACCTGATCCCAGTTGAGGGGTAGCATTTCATATACTAAATTTAATCCTTGgatctaaaatatgaaatcaactAAGAAGCATGGAAAGAATTACTACCTCTGCCAGCAGCTCTCAATCATAGAAGCCCACTGAGGGTCCACATCTTTTGGGATCTCTAGCCTTTGATCCATAAACCCTACAGCTCCAATCACCTGCAAGTATcctaaaaaaattgttgttcATATGTGCACACAATATGTCCTGGCcccttttgttattattatcaaAAGAAATGGCATATTGAAGAGATACTACTAAGAATGCTTGGTTCATTTCTCGCCATTGAAAAATAAGGTTTGTGGGAGAACTGAGGATATTGAGTTTAATATTACATCTCTAAAAGAAGGTAATaaacaattacaaaaaaatttaatttatgtaaGTTTACAGAAATGTTGTGATATCTTTCGTTCTTGAATAGTGTCTGGATATTTTATCCAAGAAAACAATACCTGCATTGAGTTTAGATTGTCCCAAGGGATCTTCTCAGTAACAAGCTCCCACAATATCACCCCATAGCTGTAAATATCAGACCTATATATATCCAAAGTTCCAAACAGCACAAAGAGATATAAATTTAGTTATAGAACCCATAGAAGGAACCAAGACACTGTTAAGGTAAATATTCCAGATGAACAATTACAACATACTTCTCATCTGATGGTTCATTACGTAGAACTTCTGGTGCCATCCATTGAggctacaaaaaagaaaattgccaCATGTAAGtgagaatttcaaaattttatgcaGGCTCATATATAGTGACATTAGACTGATTGGTTTAATATAATTAGTAAAGACGAGTTAAAATACCGTCCCCTTCCCAGTCTTGGTTGTGAGAAATGTATCATGCTTAAGACGCGAAAGACCAAAATCACCAACCTGTTCAGATAACATTAAATGGGTCATTGTTTAACTTGATAGAACTGCTGTGTaacccaaagaagaaaaaacttatGGACCACAAAACGTCAAATAGAGGGATTTAAGAAATAGAAACATGACTGGCAACAGACCTTGACAGTCCAGTTCTTATCAACTAGGAGATTTGAAGACTTCAGATCCCTATGAATGATAGGTGGATTGAAATGATGAAGATAATTCATGCCTCGTGCCTGTGGAAAATTCAGTATTTCTTATTGAGGTTACTCTAATATATATCGTTTTTGTACTATTACTCAATAATACTCACTATATCTATTGCCATATGAACACGTCGTCTCCAGTCTAGTTTTGATGTGTTCCTCTGTAGTAAGCGAAATAAACTTCCACTGCATTAAGAGAATATTGATACGAGTGGCACCAGTGAGCTTGTGAAGTACTTTAAAAAGGATATATGAACTTCCAGAAATGATAAACATAAATTCAGACACTTGTAAATATAGAGCTTCCAGAAAGGGAAGTTCAGAACCAACCGTGGGAGGAACTCTGTTACAATACAGAGACGCAGAGGTGAAGTCACAGCTCCCATAAAAAGCAGAACGTTTGGATGTCGAAGCCTTTTCATAAGAGACACCTTGATAAACAATACCATATTGTAACATCAGCATTTAACAAAATGAATAACTACAAAATTAACCATAAAGACAAAAGACGAAAGGAATGCCATAGAAATATTTTTTAGCAGTCTGGCATGGGGTGGTCAAGATTGTCACACCCACAAGTCCCTTCTAATATGGAATGTGCATTACATAATCCCACACTCATCAAGAGAAATCTCCAAAAGGTATATTCAAACATTCCCGTCAAACTCTCATCCGCTTCCTAAGTATATAAGCAAGTGCAAATCATATGCAGCTAGAAAGCACACCTCTTGTCTGAAGGAAAGTATCACATCTTCTGCATATTCTTGCTTGGAGAATACCTTGACAGCAACATCCTGTAATAGCAAAGATATCAGTCAAACACACAGAAACATTATATGCTCGCAATACTTCTAATGCTTCTTCACCTTTCATATTCTAAACAATTAAAACAGAATAAACATCCCACATGCATCATCATCATACCACACCTAGTTCATATGAATAAGAAGAGTTGTTCACTGATACTGCAAACACCCATATTTATAGACTTTTTCTTAAACGAAACCATATTATATAGACTTTGATATGTTTGACATTTCATACAATTTTATGCTTTAGGCATAACATGTAGGCACGGAACACTATGGTCATCAAGACAGTTAACGAGCTTTTTTTTTACTGGGCAAGTGGTGTTACTGCTTGCAATTTGAACTGCATTTTGTCTTCGTTAGGTAATTGGAATTCGTTTTTTTGGCATGAAGAGAAGAGTAATTGGAAATCATCACTTGAACATATCACTTCGGGTAAATctggaactttttttttagcaTCCACTTCAATTTGTAGTTAACTAAAGAAAGAGTCAGAGAACATACCGATCCATACCACAGACCATGGTATACAGTTCCACATGAACCTGCAGAATGAGGAAACGGTAAATAggtatcaaaatgaaaataaaccAAGAATAAACTCACAAGAGAAATTGTGTTGGCCCTTAGATGGACATTTTGGCAATCAAGCATGTCCCATAATCAGAGTCACCAATGATTCAATGCAGTAGATGATTCAGGAACGATGAAATACTTAATGGACAACCTGCTTAATCACCTTTGATCCTTTGGATGATTACAGACATGCTTTACCAGATCAATCAAACAGTTTCTAGaaatgaagaatattaataCTTCAAAAGCATGCACAGGCAACTTGAAAGATGATTACCTTGCCCAACCTGTTCTCCAATTATCAAGTCTTCCCATAGGATTTCGTAATCCAGACAGTCACTATCCACATCCACCTTATTCACAGCACTACTGCTGGTACTTCCACAGCTGCTGGCACTGCTTGTGCTGTTCACATTAAATGAGGAGGTCCAAGATCCCGAAGCCTCATTATTTGCAGTCCGATTATTTTCATTCACCTGACTCTCTGGTTTTGAACCAAAATAACTCTTCTGATGAACTGAATCATTTTCTTGCTCATTATGCAACCAAGGCCAAACAAAACGAGTAGTCTTAGCATCTGACCCTTCTGGCTCATTTCCTTTCCATGGCCACGATAATCCTTTCTTACCCATCCATGCTTCTGCTTTTGTTGATATTATCTTTTGGATTGAAGGTTTTCCTTCACTCTCATCGCCAGAATCTCTGGAGGGTTTTCCTGGAGACTTCTCATCAATCTGGGAGAACACACCAAAAGGAGATGGGGGCATATCTCCTCTAGGTGTGCTAGCCCCACTTGAATTTGCATCCTCCCTATGGTCAGAGAAAAGAGAATCTGAACCATGATCCGAATAATGACTATCTCCACTCCCACCTTCGCGATCCATGTTGTTTTCTCCTGCCCGAATTCTCGACTTCACTTTGTTGCTCACTTTGGATGCCTGTTTCATGACTCTAACAATCAGCATGCGCCATTCAATACTAAATCAAAGGAAGAGGGGAACTATAAGACTAAccaaatttgttaattttgatgCAATTGCATTTTGTAGAGGCTGCTGAGGATCAAGGCCAAGTTTAGCTGTAACACTAGCTCTAGAACGGCTGTAGCTTGAATCTGATTCTGGGTGCTTCGCACCTGACAATGGAATCCTCGTTTCTTGAAAGGGCCGTATATCACTTGACACACTAATAATCCCAATAAAAGTGCCATCATCATCATAGAATGGAGTATTTGTTACAATGGCGGTAAACCTCTCCCCAAACTTGTTCTTGACAGGGAACTGCCCAGTCCAGCTCTCCCCCTTGGTGACACGGTGGACTATATTATTTGCTACAGCAACGTCCTGGGGTTCTACTAAAAGCTCAATGGGACTCTTTCCAAGGGCCTCTGCCGCAGAAAAACCATATAGGTTTTCAGCACTTTTGTTCctgcaaaattaaattttcccAAATGCACCAAACTGAAACCTTCTAACACAGAAACCAAACTTCAAAGCATAAATACTCAATCTCATTTTAACACCACAAATTAACAGTTGCAACGAGAAACCAAATAACCCcacaataatataataaatactgaaagaaaaaaaaaaaggacaaaataCAAGCAATCCATACTAATCCCAAAACAAATTTCACCCATACAAAAAAACCtcgacagaaaaaaaaaaaaaaaaaaacatcaaaatctGCAAGACCAAGACTTTAATTGAGCTACTCACCAGTAAATTATATGACCATTAAGATCAAATATATGCACAGACTGCCCAATTGACTGCAAAATGTTCAGATACTGCCTATCAGTAAAGTTCACAGCTGACGGCCCGCTG
This window encodes:
- the LOC18793204 gene encoding myosin light chain kinase, smooth muscle; amino-acid sequence: MDSPPPEELLKKIQVLEAGHAHLKQEMSKLRHSDDVKSEHQRAHSVSPQRSRLSSVPKRRVGAGAGGGGGGSGGFDAAAWKKGSTSFRHSSPLQRESRSHDPPTGGTFRGGGGSASSGGGSGSGPSAVNFTDRQYLNILQSIGQSVHIFDLNGHIIYWNKSAENLYGFSAAEALGKSPIELLVEPQDVAVANNIVHRVTKGESWTGQFPVKNKFGERFTAIVTNTPFYDDDGTFIGIISVSSDIRPFQETRIPLSGAKHPESDSSYSRSRASVTAKLGLDPQQPLQNAIASKLTNLASKVSNKVKSRIRAGENNMDREGGSGDSHYSDHGSDSLFSDHREDANSSGASTPRGDMPPSPFGVFSQIDEKSPGKPSRDSGDESEGKPSIQKIISTKAEAWMGKKGLSWPWKGNEPEGSDAKTTRFVWPWLHNEQENDSVHQKSYFGSKPESQVNENNRTANNEASGSWTSSFNVNSTSSASSCGSTSSSAVNKVDVDSDCLDYEILWEDLIIGEQVGQGSCGTVYHGLWYGSDVAVKVFSKQEYAEDVILSFRQEVSLMKRLRHPNVLLFMGAVTSPLRLCIVTEFLPRGSLFRLLQRNTSKLDWRRRVHMAIDIARGMNYLHHFNPPIIHRDLKSSNLLVDKNWTVKVGDFGLSRLKHDTFLTTKTGKGTPQWMAPEVLRNEPSDEKSDIYSYGVILWELVTEKIPWDNLNSMQVIGAVGFMDQRLEIPKDVDPQWASMIESCWQSDAASRPTFQELLEKLRDMQRQYALQFQAARSAAGDSTQKEL
- the LOC109946894 gene encoding huntingtin-interacting protein K; this encodes MEGGGEGEVERVEDSKDLQQQSKAFDKLTDRVEDRQLDSTRVQEAMASIAASSEADWNAMRLREKELAAVKINAADVDIIANELELDKKVAERTLREHKGDAVAAIRHLLH